The following coding sequences lie in one Sphingobium sp. KCTC 72723 genomic window:
- the hemW gene encoding radical SAM family heme chaperone HemW: MSPDTPPNASAPADTQALYIHWPFCVSKCPYCDFNSHVRESVDVAAWRSALLADMAHEAGLTAGRPLSSIFFGGGTPSLMPPALVADLIAAAQDHWGFTPDMEITLEANPNSVEAARFGDLAAAGINRVSLGLQALDGEALHFLGRAHDVAEGLAALDTAQRLFARVSFDLIYARPGQSERDWAAELAQALSFGTGHLSLYQLTIEPGTRFATLVAQGKLTPADPDHGATLYELTAAMTGAAGIPAYEISNHARAGQASRHNLTYWRYGDYMGVGPGAHGRRGGMATMRHKKPENWMGAVARNGHGLQSEDVLSGEDKAREALLMGLRLGEGVDLSRIAALSGIGAARLVDERAIGQLTDLGLIRLTGSRLQVAPAGMLLLDAILPEVVAV; encoded by the coding sequence ATGTCGCCTGATACTCCCCCCAACGCATCGGCCCCCGCCGACACCCAAGCCTTATATATCCATTGGCCATTTTGCGTATCCAAATGTCCCTATTGCGATTTTAACAGTCATGTTCGCGAGTCCGTGGACGTTGCCGCGTGGCGCAGCGCGTTGCTGGCAGACATGGCGCATGAAGCGGGGCTGACGGCAGGGCGGCCGCTATCGTCGATTTTCTTTGGCGGCGGCACGCCTTCGTTGATGCCACCTGCGCTGGTGGCGGACCTGATTGCGGCGGCGCAGGACCATTGGGGCTTTACCCCCGACATGGAAATCACGCTGGAGGCCAATCCCAATTCGGTGGAGGCCGCGCGCTTTGGCGATCTGGCGGCAGCCGGGATCAACCGGGTATCGTTGGGCTTGCAGGCGCTCGACGGGGAAGCGCTGCATTTTTTGGGCCGGGCGCATGACGTGGCCGAGGGGCTGGCGGCACTGGATACGGCGCAGCGATTGTTCGCGCGAGTGAGTTTCGACCTGATCTACGCCCGTCCGGGGCAGAGCGAGAGGGACTGGGCAGCGGAACTGGCGCAGGCGCTATCGTTCGGCACCGGGCATCTTTCGCTTTATCAACTGACGATCGAGCCGGGGACGCGCTTTGCCACGCTGGTGGCGCAGGGCAAGCTGACCCCGGCGGACCCCGACCATGGCGCGACGCTGTATGAACTGACCGCCGCGATGACCGGGGCGGCGGGCATCCCGGCCTATGAGATCAGCAACCATGCCCGCGCCGGGCAGGCAAGCCGCCACAACCTGACCTATTGGCGCTATGGCGACTATATGGGTGTGGGTCCGGGCGCGCATGGGCGGCGCGGCGGCATGGCGACGATGCGGCACAAGAAGCCGGAAAACTGGATGGGCGCGGTCGCGCGCAACGGTCATGGGCTTCAGAGCGAGGATGTGCTGTCGGGTGAAGACAAGGCGCGTGAGGCGTTGTTGATGGGGTTGCGACTGGGCGAAGGGGTCGACCTGTCGCGGATCGCCGCATTGTCCGGCATTGGCGCGGCGCGGCTGGTGGATGAGCGGGCGATCGGCCAGTTGACCGACCTGGGCCTCATTCGCCTGACAGGCAGCCGGTTGCAGGTTGCGCCAGCGGGCATGTTGCTGCTCGACGCGATTCTGCCCGAAGTAGTCGCGGTTTAG
- the grpE gene encoding nucleotide exchange factor GrpE — protein MSEDTQNIENTQVVDQLPEEETPVADGNAERIAALEAELATAKQDILYAHADTQNVRRRLEKELADTRAYAATSFARDILSVADNLSRALAAIPADLREDEKFKGLVVGLEATGRELESVFGRNGIAKIESVGQPLDPNKHQAMMEVPSADAEPGTILIEMQAGYMIKDRLLRPAMVSVAKKPD, from the coding sequence ATGAGCGAAGACACACAGAATATCGAAAACACCCAAGTCGTGGACCAGTTGCCGGAAGAGGAAACGCCTGTGGCCGATGGCAATGCCGAGCGTATTGCCGCGCTGGAAGCGGAACTTGCCACAGCCAAGCAGGACATTCTCTATGCCCACGCCGACACGCAGAATGTGCGGCGTCGGCTGGAAAAGGAACTGGCCGATACGCGCGCTTATGCCGCGACCAGCTTTGCCCGTGACATCTTGTCGGTCGCCGACAACCTGTCGCGCGCATTGGCGGCGATTCCCGCCGACCTGCGCGAGGACGAGAAGTTCAAGGGTCTGGTCGTCGGCCTGGAAGCCACGGGCCGCGAACTTGAAAGCGTGTTTGGTCGCAACGGCATTGCAAAGATCGAATCGGTCGGCCAGCCGCTCGACCCCAACAAGCATCAGGCGATGATGGAAGTCCCGTCGGCAGACGCCGAACCTGGCACGATCCTGATCGAAATGCAGGCCGGCTACATGATCAAGGACCGTCTGCTGCGGCCCGCCATGGTCAGCGTGGCGAAAAAGCCGGACTGA
- the rdgB gene encoding RdgB/HAM1 family non-canonical purine NTP pyrophosphatase gives MTDQFGQEQAIRKLAPGKLVIASHNAGKVREIAALLGPFGIEPISAASLDLPEPEETGTTFIANAELKAMQAADLSGLPALADDSGLCVEALGGDPGLFSARWAGPDKDFGLAMQKVWDGIAARGPDAGHDAHFICALALAWPDGHVEAFEGRVDGTLVWPPRGGNGFGYDAMFMPHGHAISFGEMDPDAKHAMSHRADAFRKLVAAVF, from the coding sequence ATGACCGACCAATTCGGACAGGAACAGGCGATCCGCAAGCTGGCCCCCGGCAAGCTGGTGATTGCCAGCCATAATGCGGGCAAGGTGCGCGAAATTGCGGCGTTGCTTGGCCCGTTCGGGATCGAGCCGATTTCCGCCGCGTCGCTCGACCTGCCCGAACCGGAGGAAACAGGCACCACTTTCATCGCCAATGCCGAATTGAAGGCGATGCAGGCGGCAGACCTATCCGGCCTGCCTGCGCTGGCCGATGATTCGGGGCTGTGCGTCGAAGCGCTGGGCGGTGATCCCGGCCTGTTTTCGGCGCGCTGGGCCGGGCCGGACAAGGATTTCGGCCTTGCCATGCAGAAGGTGTGGGACGGCATCGCCGCCAGGGGGCCGGACGCAGGCCATGACGCCCATTTCATCTGCGCCCTCGCCCTCGCCTGGCCCGACGGGCATGTCGAAGCGTTCGAGGGGCGGGTCGACGGCACGCTGGTCTGGCCGCCGCGTGGGGGCAATGGCTTTGGCTATGACGCGATGTTCATGCCGCATGGCCACGCAATCAGCTTTGGCGAAATGGACCCGGACGCCAAGCACGCCATGAGCCACCGCGCCGACGCTTTCAGGAAGCTGGTCGCGGCGGTGTTCTGA
- the hrcA gene encoding heat-inducible transcriptional repressor HrcA, which produces MSVTPISELNDRARDVFRLVVESYLGTGLPVASRTLSKLAGISLSPASIRNVMQDLEELGLLAAPHTSAGRMPTETGLRLFVDGMMQAAEPSLEERRAIEAGLAESGPIEEALSAATAALSGLSACAGIVMVPRREPVLRQFGFVPLNDRQALAVLVGQDGSVENRVLDLPPAVTPSMLNEAANFMSARFAGMTLRQAGDMLSREMETERSLLDGAARELVERGIAIWSHDADDRPVLIVRGQAHLIDDGTAADLERVRQLLEQLEGKQEISRLLEGALAGSATKIFIGSENKLFSLSGSSVIAAPYRGADGRVVGVVGVIGPTRLNYARVIPMVDFTAQTLSRLMR; this is translated from the coding sequence ATGTCGGTCACGCCCATCTCCGAACTCAACGACCGCGCCCGCGATGTCTTTCGCCTGGTGGTGGAAAGCTATCTCGGCACCGGCCTGCCCGTCGCATCGCGCACGCTCAGCAAGCTGGCGGGCATCAGCCTGTCGCCCGCGTCGATCCGCAATGTCATGCAGGATCTGGAAGAATTGGGCCTGCTCGCCGCCCCCCACACATCGGCCGGTCGGATGCCCACCGAAACCGGGCTGCGCCTGTTTGTCGACGGCATGATGCAGGCCGCAGAACCCTCGCTGGAGGAACGGCGCGCGATCGAGGCGGGCCTGGCCGAAAGTGGCCCGATCGAGGAAGCGCTGTCCGCTGCCACCGCCGCGCTGTCGGGTCTGTCCGCCTGCGCCGGGATCGTCATGGTGCCGCGCCGGGAACCTGTACTGCGCCAGTTCGGCTTCGTGCCGTTGAACGACCGGCAGGCGCTGGCCGTGCTGGTCGGGCAGGACGGGTCGGTCGAAAACCGCGTGCTGGACCTGCCGCCTGCGGTCACACCCTCGATGCTCAATGAAGCGGCCAATTTCATGTCGGCGCGCTTTGCGGGCATGACGCTGCGGCAGGCAGGCGACATGCTCAGTCGCGAAATGGAAACGGAGCGCAGCCTGCTGGATGGCGCAGCGCGCGAACTGGTGGAACGCGGCATCGCCATCTGGTCGCACGATGCCGACGACCGGCCCGTGCTGATCGTGCGGGGGCAGGCGCATCTGATCGACGACGGCACGGCAGCGGACCTGGAAAGAGTGCGGCAATTGCTGGAACAGCTGGAAGGGAAACAGGAAATTTCCCGCCTGCTGGAAGGCGCATTGGCAGGCAGCGCGACCAAAATCTTCATCGGGTCGGAAAACAAGCTCTTTTCCCTGTCGGGTTCTTCGGTCATAGCCGCGCCCTATCGTGGCGCGGATGGCCGGGTGGTCGGCGTGGTCGGCGTGATCGGTCCCACGCGCTTGAACTATGCGCGGGTCATCCCCATGGTAGATTTTACTGCACAGACGCTATCGAGATTGATGAGATGA
- a CDS encoding M56 family metallopeptidase, whose amino-acid sequence MNVWLAETLIATTLLMALVMLLRRPVARWLGAGVAYWLWALPFARMILPALPQEIVQPSPLHMAVDQAGLPALLAVKNTQQAIVIEQSFPWLEAAVALWLVGAILFVTVHLAVYFRFRRHMLRGATPVGQEGRIRLIASPNASGPLAFGVLTPYIVLPTDFTLRYDPLEQDMAIAHERAHHDHADLAANMVALLLLAIHWCNPVAWIAYRAYRADQETACDARVLALYGRENAHAYGRAILKAAGGRQFAAACHLTRITTLKGRLKMLSTHEHSLRQISWGMAAIALVTAAGLAMTASGSRAAQQMAVLTDRVEATDFSRLTHLVAQPAAASAPAVAPAVATVPETPAVPTASAAAAWPEPSVPAAPPVPAADMIAPMAPVPPAPPVSSAWPETPRVPTQADIARMVPRVDVRNGCDGSDMVSHRETTGSDGRRNIRIRICEAAIARTADHARAQADRAARAADRASLQADRAARQADRDRINADHMARNDHAEALAGLRSARAQIASDASMPAFARTEALREIDRSIAEIRKGQD is encoded by the coding sequence ATGAACGTCTGGCTGGCCGAAACGCTGATCGCCACGACCTTGTTGATGGCACTCGTCATGCTGCTGCGCCGTCCGGTCGCGCGCTGGCTGGGGGCAGGGGTCGCCTACTGGCTCTGGGCATTGCCCTTCGCGCGGATGATCCTGCCCGCCTTGCCGCAGGAAATCGTGCAACCATCCCCGCTACACATGGCGGTCGACCAGGCCGGATTGCCGGCACTTCTGGCGGTCAAAAATACACAGCAAGCCATTGTAATAGAACAATCTTTTCCATGGCTCGAAGCGGCTGTCGCGCTTTGGCTGGTCGGTGCGATTTTGTTCGTGACTGTCCATCTCGCTGTCTACTTTCGCTTCCGTCGCCACATGCTGCGCGGTGCCACGCCGGTCGGGCAGGAAGGACGAATCCGCCTGATCGCCAGTCCCAATGCCAGCGGCCCGCTCGCCTTTGGCGTCCTGACGCCATATATCGTCCTGCCCACCGATTTCACGCTGCGCTACGACCCGCTGGAACAGGATATGGCGATCGCCCATGAACGGGCGCATCATGACCATGCGGATCTTGCCGCAAATATGGTCGCCCTGCTGCTGCTCGCCATCCACTGGTGCAACCCGGTCGCGTGGATCGCCTATCGCGCCTATCGCGCCGATCAGGAAACCGCCTGCGACGCGCGCGTCCTGGCGCTTTATGGCCGCGAAAACGCCCATGCCTATGGCCGCGCGATCCTCAAGGCAGCAGGCGGCCGCCAGTTTGCCGCCGCCTGCCACCTCACCCGCATCACGACATTGAAAGGGAGGCTCAAAATGCTCTCGACTCACGAACATTCGCTGCGCCAGATCAGCTGGGGCATGGCCGCCATCGCGCTCGTCACTGCCGCTGGCCTCGCCATGACCGCATCGGGCAGCCGCGCCGCGCAGCAGATGGCCGTCCTCACCGACAGGGTCGAAGCGACCGATTTCTCCCGCCTGACCCATCTGGTCGCGCAGCCAGCAGCGGCCAGCGCCCCAGCGGTCGCCCCAGCAGTCGCCACTGTGCCGGAAACTCCAGCCGTGCCTACCGCCAGCGCAGCGGCTGCCTGGCCCGAACCGTCCGTACCCGCTGCGCCGCCCGTTCCGGCAGCGGATATGATCGCCCCGATGGCCCCGGTGCCACCAGCGCCGCCAGTGTCCAGTGCCTGGCCCGAAACGCCCCGCGTCCCGACGCAGGCCGACATCGCCCGCATGGTGCCGCGCGTCGATGTCCGTAACGGCTGCGATGGCAGCGATATGGTCAGCCACCGCGAAACCACCGGGTCCGATGGTCGCCGCAACATCCGCATACGCATTTGCGAGGCCGCCATCGCGCGCACCGCCGATCATGCCCGCGCTCAGGCGGACCGCGCCGCTCGCGCCGCCGACCGCGCCAGCCTACAGGCGGACCGCGCCGCCCGGCAGGCGGATCGGGACAGGATCAATGCCGACCACATGGCCCGTAACGACCATGCCGAAGCGCTCGCCGGGCTACGCTCCGCCCGCGCCCAGATCGCAAGCGACGCATCCATGCCCGCCTTCGCCCGCACCGAAGCGCTGCGCGAAATCGACCGCTCGATCGCAGAAATACGCAAAGGGCAGGACTGA
- the rph gene encoding ribonuclease PH yields the protein MRPSGRAPDQMRDITMEPGFTVHAEGSCLISFGDTRVLCTASVEEKVPPFLRGKGSGWVTAEYGMLPRATHTRGSREAAKGKQSGRTQEIQRLIGRSLRTVVDMKKLGERQIVIDCDVIQADGGTRTASISGAWVALRIAVDKLLASGALKEDPIIQKVAAISCGIYNGTPVLDLDYAEDSNAETDANLILTGDGKFAEVQATAEGAAYDEEELLRLLRLARIGCAKIFAAQDAATGR from the coding sequence ATGCGTCCTTCCGGCCGCGCGCCCGACCAGATGCGCGACATCACCATGGAGCCTGGCTTCACCGTCCATGCCGAGGGCAGCTGCCTGATCAGCTTTGGCGATACGCGGGTTCTTTGCACCGCGTCGGTCGAGGAAAAGGTGCCGCCTTTCCTGCGCGGCAAGGGTTCAGGCTGGGTCACGGCGGAATATGGCATGTTGCCCCGCGCGACGCATACCCGTGGCAGCCGTGAAGCGGCCAAGGGCAAGCAGTCGGGCCGGACGCAGGAAATCCAGCGCCTGATCGGCCGGTCGCTGCGTACCGTGGTGGACATGAAAAAGCTGGGCGAGCGCCAGATCGTGATCGATTGCGACGTGATCCAGGCCGATGGCGGCACGCGCACGGCGTCGATTTCCGGCGCGTGGGTCGCGCTGCGCATTGCGGTGGACAAGCTGCTGGCGTCCGGCGCGCTCAAGGAAGACCCGATCATCCAGAAAGTCGCGGCGATCAGTTGCGGCATCTACAACGGCACGCCGGTCCTCGACCTCGACTATGCCGAGGATAGCAATGCCGAGACGGACGCCAACCTGATCCTGACCGGCGACGGCAAGTTCGCCGAAGTGCAGGCGACGGCTGAGGGCGCTGCCTATGACGAGGAAGAGTTGCTTCGTCTGCTGCGGCTGGCGCGGATCGGTTGCGCGAAGATCTTTGCGGCGCAGGATGCGGCGACCGGGCGTTAA
- a CDS encoding DUF6438 domain-containing protein has product MMMRLTMLAGLMMVAGCAGADTELEKPKAPGETIRLTAGRCFGACPAYSLRVTPDGSGLLEPERFTAVPGPTRFAVSAAQYRRVRAALAPFRPLSGTTKRIAQGENCTRFATDMPGYSLEWSGGTGKPTRLDFQSGCMDARYGRLRTAIAAIPKMLDVEPMLKAPVVTK; this is encoded by the coding sequence ATGATGATGCGATTGACGATGCTGGCGGGCCTGATGATGGTGGCGGGATGCGCCGGGGCCGATACCGAACTGGAAAAGCCAAAGGCGCCGGGTGAAACGATCCGCCTGACCGCTGGCCGTTGTTTTGGCGCCTGTCCGGCCTACAGTCTGCGCGTGACGCCCGATGGGTCGGGCCTGCTGGAGCCGGAGCGCTTCACCGCCGTGCCGGGACCGACGCGCTTTGCCGTCAGCGCCGCCCAATATCGCCGCGTGCGCGCTGCGCTCGCCCCGTTCCGCCCGCTCAGCGGCACGACCAAGCGCATCGCCCAGGGCGAAAACTGCACGCGCTTCGCCACTGACATGCCCGGCTATTCCCTTGAATGGAGCGGCGGCACGGGCAAGCCGACCCGGCTGGATTTCCAGTCGGGCTGCATGGATGCCCGCTATGGGCGGCTGCGCACCGCGATTGCGGCGATCCCCAAAATGCTGGATGTCGAACCGATGCTCAAAGCCCCGGTAGTGACGAAATGA
- a CDS encoding CAP domain-containing protein, giving the protein MVGGSPKRFLHAGLWAAALLASGAYAASDSDSRFARSRAVTPTAPVMAAPFYGMEEAPRGDALLQSVMLDAHNGERTALGLDPLDWDDDLTADAARYAQDMARTGLFRHSPRASRTMPSGENLWMGPRRLYGYGVMVGAFLDERKWMRTGGKLPDLSTTGRWQDVGHYSQMIWRGTRKVGCALGDGANYEYLVCRYLPAGNAFGKGPMDADAAIELASGGQ; this is encoded by the coding sequence ATGGTTGGGGGCAGCCCTAAACGCTTTTTGCACGCCGGGCTATGGGCTGCGGCCTTGCTCGCCAGCGGCGCGTACGCGGCATCGGACAGCGATTCGCGATTCGCGCGATCCAGAGCCGTCACACCGACCGCGCCGGTCATGGCGGCACCCTTCTACGGTATGGAGGAAGCCCCGCGCGGCGACGCCCTGCTGCAATCGGTGATGCTCGACGCCCATAATGGCGAGCGGACGGCATTGGGCCTCGACCCGCTCGACTGGGACGATGATCTCACCGCCGACGCTGCCCGCTATGCGCAGGACATGGCCCGCACCGGCCTGTTCCGCCATTCCCCGCGTGCCAGCCGCACCATGCCCAGCGGTGAAAATCTATGGATGGGTCCGCGCCGCCTCTATGGCTATGGCGTGATGGTCGGCGCGTTTCTGGACGAACGCAAATGGATGCGCACTGGCGGAAAGCTCCCCGACCTCAGCACCACCGGGCGCTGGCAGGATGTCGGCCATTACAGCCAGATGATCTGGCGCGGCACCCGCAAGGTTGGCTGCGCATTGGGCGACGGGGCCAATTATGAATATCTCGTCTGCCGCTATCTCCCCGCCGGCAACGCCTTTGGCAAAGGCCCGATGGATGCGGACGCCGCGATCGAGTTGGCCAGCGGCGGGCAATAA